In the genome of Methanobacterium spitsbergense, the window AAAAAAGTTACCGGAGCATATAATAAGGGAAAATGGATATTTTTAGAGTTATCTGGAAATTCTAATCTTTTGCTTAATCTTGGAATGGGTGCTGATATTCTGTTTTATAATGCAGGGGAAGATTTGCCTGAGAAGTATCAATGCCACTTTCAATTTAATGACCAATCAGGATTTACCTGCAGGTTCTGGTGGTTTGGCCATGTAGAATTTGTTCCAACTCAAGAGTTAAACGAACACAAACCCACCATGGACATGGCACTTTCTCCTTTGGATACCAATTTCACAAATGAACATTTCACCAAGTTAATTAAGGGACGTTCCCAGATAAAAAACCTTATTTTAAACCAGAAAAAAATTGGCGGCATTGGAAACGTATATATACAGGATATCCTCTTTAAAGCTAAAATACACCCTCAAAGATTAGCAAATACTTTAAAACCAGAAGAAATAAATGATATCTACAAAATAATGAGGGAAAATTTGAAAAATGCCCTTGATAAAGGTGGTCTGGCATATGAAATGGATTTTTATGGAATCAAAGAAGGATACACCACAGAAGATTTCCTGGTGGCTT includes:
- a CDS encoding Fpg/Nei family DNA glycosylase — translated: MAELPEIMILTRQISHELKGKEFESVEIIQEKSLNMEKNDFIENILSKKVTGAYNKGKWIFLELSGNSNLLLNLGMGADILFYNAGEDLPEKYQCHFQFNDQSGFTCRFWWFGHVEFVPTQELNEHKPTMDMALSPLDTNFTNEHFTKLIKGRSQIKNLILNQKKIGGIGNVYIQDILFKAKIHPQRLANTLKPEEINDIYKIMRENLKNALDKGGLAYEMDFYGIKEGYTTEDFLVAYKDGEPCPVCSTIIEKIKTSSTSSYICPQCQQL